A region of Bacteroidota bacterium DNA encodes the following proteins:
- a CDS encoding biopolymer transporter ExbD, whose protein sequence is MNLRRRHKEGAEVSTDSLNDIMFFLLLFFLIVSTLVNPNIIKLTLPSTKHGTSIQNKPKVVIEAGKDAVFAVNGLLVPFTALEQAVALEVNKTGEKTVVLKIDNSLSVQDLVDVLQIGDKLGVKMVLKTKSPTVK, encoded by the coding sequence ATGAACTTGCGCCGCCGACATAAAGAAGGAGCTGAGGTAAGTACCGATTCGTTGAACGATATCATGTTCTTCCTGCTTTTGTTCTTTCTAATTGTATCCACACTTGTAAATCCGAATATTATTAAGCTAACTCTGCCGAGCACAAAACATGGTACTTCCATTCAGAACAAGCCGAAGGTTGTGATTGAAGCGGGGAAAGATGCTGTATTCGCGGTGAATGGTTTGTTGGTCCCTTTTACAGCGCTGGAACAGGCCGTAGCATTGGAGGTTAATAAAACGGGGGAGAAAACGGTAGTATTGAAAATAGATAATTCGTTATCAGTACAGGATCTCGTTGATGTTTTACAGATCGGTGATAAGTTGGGAGTGAAAATGGTGTTGAAGACCAAGTCGCCAACGGTGAAGTAG
- a CDS encoding MotA/TolQ/ExbB proton channel family protein encodes MLSSVLLQITGTMGATVADTINKTATPIQDTAQMVPAANVEDSLSLFELVVKGGYIMIPIGVLLFLAIYVMFDRIIALRKASRHDKNFMLTIKDFIVSGNLEAARTLCRSNTSPVAAVVGKGLGRLGRPVAEIKEAMDGAGRAELYKIEKNMIVLNIIGRIAPMFGFVGTIIGVVKIFYDISLAGGDIKIDTISAGLYQKMITSAGGLIVGILAFTTYHILNIVIEKIINRIENSSTEFLDILNEPSK; translated from the coding sequence ATGCTAAGCTCTGTTTTATTGCAAATAACGGGCACTATGGGTGCCACGGTGGCCGATACGATCAATAAAACCGCAACCCCGATCCAGGATACTGCACAAATGGTTCCGGCTGCGAATGTGGAAGATTCGCTTTCCCTGTTCGAACTGGTGGTGAAGGGCGGTTATATTATGATACCTATTGGTGTTTTATTGTTCCTTGCTATTTATGTGATGTTCGACCGCATCATTGCTTTAAGAAAGGCTTCGCGACATGATAAAAATTTCATGTTGACGATTAAAGATTTTATAGTATCAGGCAATCTTGAAGCCGCGCGTACACTTTGCAGGAGCAATACTTCGCCTGTGGCTGCTGTTGTAGGAAAAGGCCTGGGCCGTTTAGGAAGACCTGTTGCTGAGATCAAAGAAGCGATGGACGGAGCGGGCAGGGCTGAGTTATACAAAATAGAAAAGAACATGATCGTACTCAATATCATTGGTCGCATAGCGCCTATGTTCGGTTTTGTGGGAACAATCATCGGTGTGGTGAAAATATTTTATGATATCTCTTTGGCCGGTGGTGATATTAAAATTGATACCATCTCTGCTGGTTTGTACCAGAAGATGATTACAAGTGCCGGGGGATTGATTGTGGGAATCCTTGCCTTTACAACGTATCACATCCTGAATATTGTGATCGAGAAGATCATCAACCGGATAGAAAACAGCTCCACAGAGTTTTTAGATATTTTAAATGAGCCTTCTAAATAA
- a CDS encoding MFS transporter, producing MDNSSSRRSLYTLISVFFFWGFVAASNTVLIGIFKKNFDLSQFQAQLVDWAFYTAYFVGSIIYFIISFSSGDPLNRIGYKKGLIFGLILSAVGALLFIPAASVQSFPLMLTALFVVGLGFTLQQIVANPYVIALGYPATGAHRVNLAGGINSFGTMIGPLLISYLIFGSISGNAVVDLGIDAVKLPYTILAGAFLVFAAILFFSKLPPVTNAEPVEKDLGAFRYPQLALGMIAIFTYVGVEVAIQSNIVALIKLPEIKGLDNTQSVHFISLYWGSLMIGRWAGAVSVFNFSKAAKNIMTIVVPLAAYATILLVNYIKGSPMNDLLYYFPFVLMFIGVFFLTKGKPTWMMLLFGSMGAVMMIVGLLTTGSTALYSFLSGGLFCSVMWPCIFSLSIAGLGKYTNQGSSLLIMMILGGGLIPPLQGLLADNIGIHLSYIVPVFCFAYLAFYGWKVKNVLKSQGIDYDSSVSFGH from the coding sequence ATGGACAACTCTTCTTCAAGGAGATCTCTTTATACTCTTATATCTGTTTTCTTTTTCTGGGGCTTTGTGGCCGCATCGAATACCGTGTTGATCGGGATATTCAAAAAGAATTTTGACCTGTCGCAGTTCCAGGCCCAGCTGGTGGATTGGGCTTTTTATACTGCATATTTTGTCGGTTCGATCATTTATTTTATCATTTCGTTCAGCAGTGGCGATCCCCTGAACAGGATCGGGTACAAGAAAGGATTGATCTTCGGATTAATACTTTCAGCTGTCGGAGCCTTATTGTTTATTCCTGCAGCCTCCGTGCAGTCATTTCCACTCATGCTTACCGCTTTGTTTGTAGTGGGCCTGGGTTTTACACTCCAGCAGATCGTTGCGAATCCTTATGTAATAGCTTTGGGATATCCGGCAACAGGAGCTCACAGGGTAAACCTGGCAGGAGGTATTAACTCTTTCGGAACAATGATAGGTCCTCTATTGATCAGTTATTTGATCTTCGGATCAATAAGCGGCAATGCAGTTGTCGATTTAGGAATAGATGCCGTAAAATTACCTTACACTATTCTTGCCGGTGCGTTTTTAGTGTTTGCTGCTATTCTGTTTTTTTCTAAACTGCCGCCTGTAACTAATGCTGAACCCGTAGAAAAAGATCTGGGAGCATTCAGATACCCGCAGTTAGCGCTGGGTATGATCGCTATTTTTACCTATGTGGGAGTGGAAGTTGCTATCCAAAGTAATATTGTTGCCCTTATAAAACTTCCGGAGATTAAAGGGTTGGATAATACCCAATCGGTTCATTTTATTTCATTGTACTGGGGAAGCCTGATGATAGGCAGGTGGGCGGGAGCGGTTTCTGTTTTCAATTTTTCAAAAGCGGCTAAGAATATCATGACCATTGTTGTGCCGTTAGCGGCATATGCCACAATTCTTTTGGTGAATTACATCAAAGGAAGTCCGATGAATGACCTGTTGTACTACTTTCCTTTTGTGCTGATGTTTATCGGTGTGTTTTTCCTGACAAAAGGAAAGCCCACATGGATGATGCTGCTATTCGGTTCAATGGGTGCAGTAATGATGATTGTCGGATTGTTGACAACAGGAAGTACGGCCCTCTATTCTTTTTTAAGCGGAGGATTATTTTGTTCGGTTATGTGGCCATGCATTTTTTCCTTATCAATTGCGGGACTTGGTAAGTACACAAACCAGGGCTCCTCATTGCTTATTATGATGATACTTGGAGGAGGACTTATTCCTCCCCTGCAAGGCTTGCTTGCTGATAATATCGGAATTCACCTGTCATATATTGTACCTGTTTTCTGTTTTGCCTACCTCGCGTTTTATGGATGGAAGGTTAAGAATGTTTTAAAATCACAGGGGATAGATTATGATTCATCCGTAAGTTTCGGGCATTGA
- a CDS encoding N-acetylglucosamine kinase gives MLLIADSGSTKTDWILIDEGKNQSRYNTIGYNPYFIDTEKIAQSLTSTLISQLDSSKVKKIFFYGAGCSTPEKAAVVFKALSKCFASAEIYVNHDMLAAARALLGNTRGFAAIIGTGSNTCIYDGKEVEKNIDSLGYLLGDEGSGCYIGKKIVRDFLRGHLPPELQQKFDQKYHLTYAEILDSLYNKPLPNRFLAGFCKFADENKQHAHIQKIVKESFTDFFENLVSRYSGYEKLSFNCVGSVGFIFKEILSEVGRSHNMKIGRLIASPIDDLVNYHIDNEL, from the coding sequence ATGCTATTAATTGCTGATAGTGGTTCAACCAAAACAGATTGGATCCTGATCGATGAAGGGAAAAATCAATCGCGATACAATACCATTGGCTATAACCCCTATTTTATTGACACTGAAAAAATAGCTCAATCACTGACCAGCACCTTAATTTCGCAACTTGACAGCTCAAAGGTGAAAAAAATCTTTTTTTATGGCGCCGGCTGTTCAACTCCTGAAAAAGCGGCTGTTGTATTTAAAGCATTATCGAAATGTTTTGCAAGTGCAGAAATTTATGTCAACCATGATATGTTGGCTGCTGCCCGTGCCCTGCTTGGAAACACCCGTGGATTTGCCGCCATCATTGGCACAGGATCCAATACCTGTATTTACGACGGGAAGGAAGTGGAAAAAAACATCGACTCACTTGGCTATTTGCTGGGCGACGAAGGCAGCGGCTGTTATATCGGGAAAAAGATAGTGCGTGATTTTCTACGAGGACACCTTCCTCCGGAATTACAACAAAAGTTTGATCAAAAATACCATCTCACTTATGCTGAAATTTTAGATTCCCTTTATAATAAACCGCTTCCTAACCGATTCCTGGCAGGCTTTTGCAAGTTCGCTGATGAAAACAAACAACATGCGCACATTCAAAAAATAGTTAAGGAATCTTTTACTGATTTTTTTGAAAATCTGGTAAGCAGATATTCAGGATATGAAAAACTGAGTTTTAACTGTGTTGGTTCTGTAGGATTTATTTTTAAAGAGATTTTAAGCGAAGTGGGCCGATCCCATAACATGAAAATAGGCAGGTTGATAGCTTCACCCATTGATGATCTGGTTAATTATCATATAGATAATGAATTGTAA
- a CDS encoding YifB family Mg chelatase-like AAA ATPase gives MLVKTFGSAVHGISATTVTVEVNISQGVNFHIVGLPDSAVKESQQRIDAALKNLNIKIPGKKITVNMAPADIRKEGSAYDLTIATGILAATENIKANKLGEYIIMGELSLDGGLQPIKGVLPIAIKAKVEGFKGIILPKQNAREAAIVNGLEVYGIENIKQLIGFFNEEQKLERTIVNIEEEFYMRLAGSEADFADVKGQENIKRSLEIAAAGGHNVILIGPPGAGKTMLAKRLPTILPPLTIDEALETTKIHSVAGKINKHSGLVTARPFRSPHHTISDVALVGGGGTPQPGEISLAHNGVLFLDELPEFKRTVLEVMRQPLEDRIINVSRAKFSVEYPASFMLVASMNPCPCGYYNHPEKECVCGPGIVQKYLTKISGPLLDRIDLHVEVTPVSFKELSAERVSEKSEAVRERVMRAREIQQKRFSDVEEVHCNAQMSSKMLRTYCGIGEAGKQLLETAMEKLGLSARAYDRILKVARTIADLDSSENIETSHLAEAIQYRSLDREGWAG, from the coding sequence ATGTTAGTTAAAACATTCGGAAGCGCGGTGCATGGCATAAGCGCGACAACAGTAACTGTTGAAGTTAATATTTCCCAGGGTGTTAATTTTCACATTGTCGGGTTGCCCGACAGTGCCGTTAAAGAGAGCCAGCAGCGTATTGATGCAGCGCTTAAGAATCTTAATATCAAAATTCCCGGCAAAAAGATCACAGTGAATATGGCCCCGGCCGATATTCGTAAAGAAGGCTCCGCTTACGATCTTACCATTGCTACCGGCATACTTGCCGCTACTGAAAATATAAAAGCAAACAAACTTGGAGAATACATAATAATGGGCGAGCTGTCGCTTGATGGAGGCTTGCAGCCAATTAAGGGGGTATTGCCTATTGCTATAAAGGCTAAGGTTGAAGGGTTTAAAGGAATAATATTGCCTAAGCAAAATGCACGTGAGGCAGCTATTGTGAATGGTTTGGAAGTATACGGTATCGAAAATATTAAACAACTGATCGGGTTTTTTAATGAAGAACAAAAGTTAGAGCGTACAATAGTAAATATAGAAGAAGAGTTTTATATGCGGTTGGCCGGGAGCGAGGCTGATTTTGCGGATGTGAAAGGGCAGGAAAATATTAAGCGTTCATTGGAAATTGCAGCTGCAGGCGGACACAATGTAATATTAATCGGTCCGCCGGGTGCAGGGAAGACCATGCTGGCTAAACGTTTGCCAACCATATTGCCGCCCCTGACAATTGATGAAGCTTTAGAAACGACCAAGATACATTCGGTGGCAGGCAAAATAAATAAACATTCAGGTTTGGTCACTGCAAGACCCTTCAGGTCGCCGCACCATACAATTTCGGATGTGGCCCTTGTTGGCGGCGGGGGTACACCACAGCCCGGTGAAATTTCTTTGGCACATAATGGTGTGTTGTTCCTGGACGAACTGCCGGAATTTAAGCGTACAGTGCTGGAAGTTATGCGCCAACCGCTGGAGGATCGTATAATAAATGTATCCCGTGCTAAATTTTCAGTCGAATATCCTGCAAGTTTTATGTTGGTTGCATCTATGAACCCTTGTCCATGCGGATACTACAACCATCCCGAAAAGGAATGCGTATGTGGTCCGGGTATAGTGCAAAAATACTTGACTAAAATTTCAGGACCGCTGCTGGATCGGATCGACCTGCATGTGGAAGTTACACCTGTTTCATTCAAGGAACTTTCTGCCGAGCGTGTTTCTGAAAAAAGTGAAGCAGTTAGGGAGCGTGTGATGAGGGCCCGTGAGATTCAGCAGAAACGATTTAGTGATGTTGAAGAGGTTCACTGCAACGCGCAGATGAGTTCGAAGATGCTGCGTACTTATTGCGGGATTGGTGAAGCAGGAAAGCAATTGTTGGAAACTGCGATGGAAAAACTTGGCTTATCTGCCCGGGCATACGACCGTATTTTAAAAGTTGCCCGCACGATAGCTGATTTAGATAGTTCGGAAAATATTGAAACAAGTCATCTGGCTGAGGCAATTCAGTACAGGAGTCTGGATAGAGAAGGTTGGGCGGGATGA
- the lpcA gene encoding D-sedoheptulose 7-phosphate isomerase, producing the protein MKNDSIRHNFIEAQHVLNKFIGDEKNFQLIEGAGQLIVQAIQSGNKVISCGNGGSMCDAMHFSEELSGRFRNDRKALPAISISDPSHITCVGNDYGYDKIFSRFIEALGNKGDVLLAISSSGNSLNVVNAIAVAKAKGMKVIGLTGKDGGKMASACDVEIRAPHSDYADRAQEIHIKIIHSLIHYIELNLKS; encoded by the coding sequence ATGAAGAACGATTCCATCAGGCACAATTTCATCGAAGCGCAACATGTGCTGAATAAGTTTATCGGTGATGAGAAGAACTTTCAACTTATTGAGGGGGCCGGACAACTTATTGTTCAAGCCATTCAAAGCGGAAATAAAGTCATTTCATGTGGAAACGGGGGTTCTATGTGTGATGCGATGCATTTTTCGGAAGAGCTGAGCGGACGTTTTCGTAATGATCGGAAAGCTCTCCCTGCTATTTCCATATCAGATCCATCGCATATTACATGTGTCGGAAATGATTATGGATATGATAAGATTTTTTCCCGTTTTATTGAGGCATTGGGGAACAAAGGGGATGTTTTGTTGGCGATCAGCTCAAGCGGAAATTCGCTTAATGTAGTTAACGCAATTGCCGTTGCGAAAGCTAAAGGAATGAAGGTGATTGGTCTTACAGGTAAAGATGGTGGTAAAATGGCATCAGCATGTGATGTTGAAATACGTGCCCCGCATTCTGATTATGCTGACCGCGCACAGGAGATCCATATTAAGATTATCCATTCATTGATCCATTACATTGAATTAAATCTGAAATCGTAA
- a CDS encoding T9SS type A sorting domain-containing protein, translating into MNKLKAICFLLVSIVSVSRGQKVFDLIQSDDPVKVSEVVKEAENYFSKAGQENNSGYKLYERWLDWATRSMDANGYTITSKQAYEERQKFDNTFKNNKMAFNGDWKELGPKEWTLASSWSAGLGRIVSMAVEPNNQQLMYVGSPGGGLWKSVNAGLSWVPLTDQANMSIWSIAIDPIDNNKVYVGNTSGLIKSSDGGITWVSATGSQGTPRRILIHPTNTNQIWAASTSGIFYSSNSGLTFSKVSALSTEDIDFKPGDPSTMYACGNDFQLSTDGGLTWTKITSGIIAAERMRMDVTPAAPQNIYLLQKKGSGFGRIYRSVDSGNSFSIMCDIANSGTPNYLGSQASRNMGIAVSNTNANEVHIGGLDYYRSMDGGATFTKLCAWNSPGSSSYVHADIEFMNYVNGKIYVGSDGGIFRSSNQGNTMTDLTQNGVGVRQYYRIGGYPADANLVGGGSQDNGTSIMKGSSHEFVEWLGADGMETFIDYTNPNILYGTSQYGTLYKSTNGGSSRNTLSGPGDGKGEWETPFEMDPIDHNTIYVGYEELFRSRTAAASGSWVSLTDSVPLVDDLDEVKIAPSNNDYIYIAENASMWRTKNGQEDPPLWTSITGFTGTVNYIAIDPDDPEHVAIATSGSRIYVTSNAGDTWTEISGNVPNVSHFCVAYDDLPENGLYVGTSSGVYYTTNDQITWTPFSTNLPKVEVRELDIHFGSRKIRAGTYGRGIWESTIVDPNVPLNTYAVNKEDNSKVTLYPNPVTDVLNFKIDRDLNLESVTVINAIGKEVMQIDKPVGSIDLSQLSKGIYLMQLNSGGQRITKRIIIK; encoded by the coding sequence ATGAATAAACTAAAGGCTATATGCTTTCTGCTCGTTTCTATTGTTTCAGTTTCAAGGGGACAAAAAGTTTTTGATCTTATCCAGAGTGATGATCCGGTTAAAGTTTCGGAAGTGGTGAAGGAGGCTGAAAATTATTTTTCAAAAGCAGGGCAGGAAAATAATTCAGGGTATAAATTGTATGAGCGATGGTTAGATTGGGCTACCCGCAGCATGGATGCTAATGGCTATACCATTACTTCAAAGCAGGCGTATGAAGAACGGCAAAAATTTGACAATACATTTAAGAATAATAAAATGGCCTTTAATGGTGATTGGAAAGAGCTTGGTCCAAAAGAATGGACTTTGGCTTCAAGTTGGTCTGCCGGACTCGGACGTATTGTAAGTATGGCCGTTGAGCCGAACAATCAACAGTTGATGTATGTTGGTTCACCTGGTGGCGGGTTATGGAAATCTGTTAATGCAGGTTTGTCCTGGGTTCCGCTTACAGATCAGGCGAACATGTCTATTTGGTCGATCGCCATCGATCCCATAGATAACAATAAAGTATATGTAGGTAACACAAGCGGCCTGATAAAAAGCAGTGATGGGGGAATAACGTGGGTGTCGGCAACCGGAAGTCAGGGCACGCCCAGAAGAATTCTCATTCACCCAACCAATACCAACCAAATATGGGCGGCCAGTACTTCCGGTATCTTTTATTCTTCCAATTCCGGACTCACTTTTTCAAAAGTATCAGCGCTCTCTACCGAGGATATAGATTTTAAACCTGGAGATCCCTCCACCATGTATGCCTGTGGCAACGACTTTCAGTTGTCAACCGATGGGGGTTTGACCTGGACAAAAATTACAAGTGGTATAATAGCTGCCGAAAGGATGAGGATGGATGTTACTCCTGCTGCGCCACAAAATATTTATCTTCTTCAGAAAAAGGGAAGCGGATTCGGCAGGATTTACCGGTCGGTTGACAGCGGAAATAGTTTCAGCATTATGTGTGACATAGCCAATTCCGGAACTCCGAATTACCTTGGATCGCAGGCAAGCAGAAATATGGGTATAGCGGTTTCCAATACCAATGCAAACGAGGTTCATATAGGTGGGTTGGATTATTACAGATCAATGGATGGAGGCGCCACCTTTACAAAACTTTGCGCCTGGAATTCTCCCGGGAGTTCCTCTTATGTACATGCAGATATTGAGTTTATGAATTATGTAAATGGGAAAATATATGTCGGTTCGGACGGAGGGATTTTCCGGAGTTCAAACCAGGGAAATACAATGACCGATCTTACTCAAAATGGAGTTGGAGTAAGACAATATTACCGCATCGGTGGTTATCCGGCGGATGCAAATCTGGTGGGAGGAGGATCCCAGGATAATGGAACAAGTATAATGAAAGGTTCAAGTCATGAATTTGTTGAGTGGCTGGGAGCCGATGGCATGGAAACATTTATTGATTATACAAACCCTAATATTCTTTATGGCACTTCGCAATATGGGACCTTATATAAAAGCACTAATGGAGGATCTTCGCGTAATACATTATCAGGCCCGGGCGATGGAAAAGGGGAGTGGGAAACACCATTTGAAATGGATCCAATAGATCACAATACCATTTATGTAGGATATGAAGAGTTGTTCCGGAGTCGTACCGCTGCTGCGAGTGGTTCATGGGTTAGTCTGACCGACAGTGTTCCCCTGGTTGATGATCTTGATGAAGTGAAAATAGCTCCTTCAAACAATGATTATATTTATATTGCCGAAAATGCCAGTATGTGGCGAACAAAAAACGGTCAGGAGGATCCGCCTTTGTGGACATCTATAACCGGCTTCACGGGAACTGTAAATTATATTGCAATTGATCCGGATGATCCCGAGCATGTAGCGATAGCAACAAGTGGTTCACGGATCTATGTAACATCGAATGCCGGGGATACATGGACTGAAATTTCAGGAAATGTGCCAAATGTTTCACATTTCTGTGTAGCATATGATGACCTTCCCGAAAACGGATTGTATGTCGGAACTTCTTCAGGTGTTTATTATACGACTAATGATCAAATAACATGGACTCCGTTTTCAACTAATCTGCCCAAAGTTGAAGTGAGAGAACTCGACATTCACTTTGGTTCACGGAAGATACGTGCAGGTACATATGGAAGAGGCATCTGGGAATCTACAATTGTTGACCCCAATGTTCCTTTGAATACGTATGCTGTAAATAAAGAGGACAATTCAAAAGTGACATTATATCCGAATCCGGTAACTGATGTATTGAATTTTAAAATTGACAGAGACCTTAATTTAGAATCTGTAACTGTAATAAATGCGATCGGAAAAGAGGTAATGCAGATCGATAAACCTGTTGGAAGTATAGATCTGTCACAACTTTCAAAAGGAATCTATTTAATGCAATTAAACTCCGGCGGGCAGCGAATCACAAAAAGGATCATCATTAAGTAA